From a single Aspergillus puulaauensis MK2 DNA, chromosome 2, nearly complete sequence genomic region:
- a CDS encoding uncharacterized protein (COG:S;~EggNog:ENOG410PKYW) has translation MAKALNVSPSRTMMIMNVVNIANLFADRIPPATVCLGNTGSLANTMFTARQAVDDEGIAYVSSKLRQDLIKHRTLEQVDALVAIQKLSLSKVASSLIGGGNILFLPCSNHHKGRYFEADFSAALGRQGQDGSHIRGRPSFVNDAYYCSGYPTRNFLRVLGKNANGDWWLACNTRAGAWSGIQKELLALVEYSEC, from the coding sequence ATGGCCAAGGCTCTGAACGTCTCGCCGTCTCGCACCATGATGATCATGAACGTCGTCAATATCGCAAACCTCTTCGCGGACCGAATTCCACCCGCCACCGTTTGTCTCGGTAACACAGGATCTCTCGCTAATACCATGTTTACTGCTAGACAAGCTGTCGACGATGAGGGAATTGCCTATGTATCGTCCAAGCTCCGTCAGGATCTTATCAAGCATAGGACACTAGAACAAGTGGATGCCTTGGTGGCTATCCAGAAGCTCTCCCTGTCGAAGGTAGCGTCGTCGCTCATTGGAGGTGGGAATATACTATTCCTGCCATGTTCGAACCACCACAAAGGCCGTTATTTCGAAGCAGACTTTTCTGCTGCGCTTGGTCGGCAGGGTCAAGACGGCTCCCATATTCGCGGAAGACCGTCTTTCGTCAACGATGCCTATTATTGTTCGGGGTATCCGACGAGGAATTTTCTCAGGGTGCTTGGGAAGAACGCAAACGGGGACTGGTGGTTAGCATGTAATACTCGAGCTGGTGCTTGGTCTGGTATCCAGAAGGAGTTGCTGGCGTTGGTGGAATACAGCGAGTGTTGA
- a CDS encoding uncharacterized protein (COG:S;~EggNog:ENOG410PIQV;~TransMembrane:6 (i34-52o58-80i184-204o210-229i290-312o318-337i)), with protein MAPTRPLLTLLQRDFDPGAPAASFRDEWSTPSNYAFTILLLIGGDLVNRALAQLVGGWLTPVAFSFGWVSYATAAVCSALGEYRLMPDADTGCSLINGKNGFVRGNNSWVLGRMMRDYDYWMDRAIREKTDSLLDARWKFDQARETEKYPDEGVTVPRPSQAGLVVSIYKPSRTVRHGVPGRDLLFWSGLAVTLVQLGIASIPTGLDGDWGVLMITGAATGLCYVTGALRQWSVEKWACRSLDTRTKKNFVLTRGNGAQHAIAIVSDGHGLDLEDLATGFSMIDKPTITLSAQLATVALGIAWVVLLITASAVDTGSWYLIAVGGIGMLQNIFVAGWKRTPAAYGVPLDFVEVVGEVKVMQTLMEVEKKYEKLGKSMLGTFFPGDLRDNEVKQWDDIAAQWKEKKQADDRKGK; from the exons ATGGCCCCCACACGGCCCCTCCTCACGCTCCTCCAGCGCGACTTCGACCCCGGCGCCCCCGCAGCCAGTTTCCGCGACGAATGGTCCACGCCCTCCAACTACGCATTCACCATCCTGCTGCTTATCGGCGGCGATCTCGTCAACCGCGCCCTGGCACAGTTAGTGGGAGGGTGGCTGACGCCTGTTGCTTTCTCATTTG GATGGGTCTCGTATGCAACGGCCGCCGTCTGCTCCGCACTAGGCGAGTACAGATTAATGCCGGACGCCGACACAGGATGCTCGCTGATAAACGGGAAGAACGGGTTCGTGCGCGGCAACAACAGCTGGGTGCTTGGGCGGATGATGCGCGACTACGACTACTGGATGGACCGCGCGATCCGGGAAAAGACAGACTCGCTCCTAGATGCGCGGTGGAAATTCGACCAGGCGCGCGAGACGGAGAAGTATCCCGATGAGGGCGTGACGGTGCCGCGGCCGAGTCAGGCGGGGCTGGTGGTTAGTATCTACAAGCCGAGTCGGACGGTGCGGCATGGGGTTCCGGGGCGGGATTTGCTGTTCTGGAGTGGACTGGCTGTGACGCTGGTGCAGCTGGGGATTGCGAGTATACCGAcggggctggatggggaCTGGGGGGTGTTGATGATTACGGGGGCTGCGACGGGGCTGTGCTATGTGACGGGGGCGTTGAGGCAGTGGAGCGTTGAGAAGTGGGCGTGTCGCAGTCTGGAtacgaggacgaagaagaattTTGTCCTGACGAGGGGCAATGGTGCGCAGCATGCCATTGCGATTGTGAGTGATGGGCatgggctggatctggaggatctggcgACGGGGTTCTCGATGATTGATAAACCGACGATTACGCTGTCGGCGCAGCTGGCGACTGTTGCGCTGGGGATTGCTTGGGTTGTCTTGCTGATTACGGCCTCTGCTGTCGATACTGGGTCCTGGTATCTGATTGCAGTGGGAGGGATTGGGATGCTGCAGAATATCTTTGTTGCTGGGTGGAAGAGAACCCCGGCGGCTTATGGGGTGCCACTCGACTTTGTAGAGGTTGTGGGCGAGGTCAAGGTCATGCAGACCCTGATGGAAGTCGAGAAGAAGTACGAGAAGCTGGGGAAGAGCATGCTGGGGACCTTCTTCCCTGGCGACCTGAGGGACAATGAGGTCAAGCAGTGGGATGATATTGCGGCACagtggaaggagaagaagcaggcAGACGACAGGAAGGGAAAGTAA
- a CDS encoding uncharacterized protein (COG:S;~EggNog:ENOG410PKYW;~InterPro:IPR023213;~TransMembrane:1 (o230-251i)), with protein sequence MVLSSIWRKQPKTVPTDKIIPLRAWDDAPFLRYLGFDFTMQFNDVLDPSKLQAGLVRLIDTGEWRQLGARLRVNRSDHLEYHLPTCHDASRPAFRFTTAEHRMGIASHILGSQLPRPGDDSTHLYPSPAEFAPLLRHPQSPRWLSDWMYSDIPQLHIHVVLFQDATLITITHLHTLFDAMARAEFIKAWAAAVGGRDQDIPRCIPIDQDPFAAVGSEKAAAKNYVYYEHLLSWPAMILFFLRLLFEILLYWKDEQHTFRIPGRCVDRMREATLASLTDNRQVHTSPSALRE encoded by the exons ATGGTTCTCTCATCAATATGGCGAAAGCAGCCCAAGACGGTGCCCACCGACAAGATCATTCCGCTACGGGCCTGGGACGATGCGCCCTTCCTTCGTTACCTTGGTTTCGACTTCACCATGCAGTTCAACGACGTGCTGGACCCATCCAAACTCCAGGCAGGGCTGGTCCGGTTGATAGACACTGGAGAGTGGAGGCAGCTCGGGGCTCGGTTACGGGTCAAT CGCAGTGATCATCTGGAGTATCATCTCCCAACGTGCCATGACGCGTCGCGACCGGCGTTTCGCTTTACGACTGCTGAACACCGCATGGGCATTGCCAGCCATATATTGGGCTCGCAGCTGCCACGACCAGGGGATGATTCTACACATTTATATCCTTCTCCTGCAGAATTTGCGCCGTTGCTGCGTCACCCGCAGTCTCCTCGCTGGCTATCAGACTGGATGTACTCTGATATTCCGCAGTTACATATCCACGTCGTGCTGTTCCAAGATGCCACTCTCATCACGATCACCCACTTACACACACTATTCGATGCCATGGCACGGGCTGAATTCATTAAAGCCTGGGCAGCTGCTGTAGGTGGCAGAGATCAAGATATCCCTCGTTGTATTCCGATAGATCAAGACCCGTTCGCTGCAGTAGGGAGCGAAAAGGCCGCTGCGAAGAACTACGTTTATTATGAGCACCTTCTCTCCTGGCCCGCTAtgatcctcttcttccttcgctTACTTTTTGAAATACTGTTATACTGGAAAGATGAACAGCACACATTCCGAATACCAGGACGATGCGTGGACCGAATGCGCGAGGCCACCCTGGCGAGTCTCACCGATAACCGACAAGTCCATACCAGCCCAAGCGCCCTTCGTGAGTGA